ATGCGAATATGAGAAACCTTTTTGTAATCATACATTTCAGGGGCAGTTGATTTTGGTTGCACTTACCCCATCAGATTGGCAAATGGCCTGCAATTCCTCAAAGCATGGACTGACTATTATGTCCAAGTACTTGGGTATGCCATCGGGCGGCAAGAGGCTCATCAATTTGCCAATGCTAAACATCAGCCGGACCGAGTCCGAGTTCTTCATGCGCCCGGCGTTGAGCGAGGCATGGCACGCATTGAGCAGCGGCTCGGCGTATGGCTTCAATTGCAGCTGACAGTCGCGACACAGCTCCTTCAGACCGAGCGTGGCCTGGGCCGACATGGACGAGTTGAGGCCGCGCACCAGCAGATCTATGGCCGCCGGTATATAGGTGGGATTCTCCATTAACCAATTGCAATAGGAACCAATTGTCTCCAGGGCCGTGCCCAGCAGCTTAACGTTCATCTTCTCGTATGGTATCTCGTTCAGGACACGCATCAAATTTGGAATTTGTGGGGCACTAATGAAATGGTATTCGGTGCTATGTTGCTGACGGGTAACCTCAACGGACccaagcagaagcagcagcagcagtcacaacaacagcagcagcagcaacagcaggaggaATCATCCCAATCTGTTTCTGCTTCCTCCTCCAGCAAAGAGCAACCACAACAGAAGCAACAGGATCAGCCACCAGCCGCTGGATATTATGCCTTGGGCATACGCTTACCCAAGTCGCCATCGTTCCACCAACAGTCGCTGGAATCGTCTGCGCAGGGTAGCAGTAAATTCAAATTCAGCAGCGTGGAGGAACTGAAGGCCAAGTTCGAGGGTCGAAAGATGCCCCTGTCGCCGCCAGAGGCAGCCGCAGTAGTAGTAACCACCACAACATCCTCGTCGCCATCGTCCTCGTCCACCAGCTCCAATTCGTCGGCATCGGCATTGTCCTCGCTCTCGCAGGCGGCCTCTTCCTCGTTGGCCTCGGCCGCTGCCAATTCCTCGGCCTCGTGCTCATCCTTAGCGGCCACCTATGGTGGTGGAGCCAATTCAGCAGCCGCCGCTCTGATAGCCTCGTCGCCGTTTGGCTCACAGTCCTCCACATCATCGTTGTCGCTGTCCTCAAATGCAGGGATGTCGAAGAACAcggcaccagcaacagcaacaacagcagcggcagcggcagcggcaggaaGCACAGCCAGTGGTGGAAATTCGCTTGTATCCACATTGGCGCAACACTTCTCGGCGGCCACAtcggctgcagcagcagctgcggcCACAGCAGCCGCCTCAGCAGCATCGTCCGCGTCCTCATCATCTGCTTCATCATCTGCCACCAATAATGCAGGCGGCTCAATTGCGGCCAGCAAGGTTTGCAGCGCTCCGttattacacacacacacacacatccacacaTATTCTGCACACCCAttcctacaggcccatctgccttctggactccatgggaaaagtcttcgaaagggtgagatcggtgcgaggctgagcgcagccatcgaagcagcaggcggtctctcccagaaccaatacgggttcaggaaagggaggtcgacgctggacgccatcttgagggtcgtacaaacggcggaggaagccattgctgggactaggtggagaggcggaaccaagtcctattgtctggtggtgacactggacataaggaacgccttcaactcggccgactggacccggacgctggaggcactgaggtccttcaacatcccgggctacctactgaatatagcgcgcagctatttcagcaatagggtgctgacaatggacacatgtcagggctctaggctacggctcccgatgccagccaacactaacctggtgggtttcgctgacgacgtcgcaataatggcggtagcgaaggaacttgccgcagtggaggagcttgccaacgtcgccatacaagccgtcgaggcgtggctagccgccgcgtggctggagctggcggcccaaaaaacggaggcggtcctgatatccagccgtaaagtggtcgagaccgccagagtgcaggttggtgggaccgcgatcgaatcgcagaggtccatcaagtaccttggagtcctcatcgacacgcgcctgtccttcaaagagcatctggaatacgtccacacgaaggccggtgggaccgcgggagcgctatccaggatgctgctaaacaccagagggccaaagcaggcaaagaggaaactgctgacgagcgtcgtgacgtcgcagatgctctacgccgcaccggtgtgggcagaagccgcgaaggtgaggagctacatgcgaggagtggaggcaacgtacagactgtgcgccattaggatcgcgtgctcgttccggaccatctcagaagaagccgcgttagtcattgccgggcaagttccgctcagggagctgataagggagaggaaggagatccatgatgctatgacggacagtgcagccgaggtacgctccaaagcagaaattaaggacgccgccagaaggaccagcatagacagatggcagactcgatgggaccactcacccaaaggccgatggacccacaccctcgtcccaagcatagcatgctgggttgaaaggaagcacggccaggtggatttctaccttacccaggcactgagcggacatggctgcttccgcggctacctcaagcgcttcggccacgagacagaggactggtgccccgagtgtggcacaggcatagaggaggacgctcgccacgtcctcttcgactgccacaggtttgacctcgagcgtcagacattggagacagcagcagggtctagggtcagcaccgagactctggtgccgctgatgctggcagacccgaaggtgtgggaagcggccgcggagttcgcctctagcgtgatgcgaacgcttaggtccttggagagaaggcggaaggagcagacggagtaggtgtccacgccactgcgaagcaatgctttgcggcagtaccgcagtccgcgggcccctagtcccaacatactcttgtccgttaaatttagttaaatataaattgtatagtatatattatagagcaaataaataagtatatgaatatagaaaaaaaaaaaaatattctgcacacccacacagacacaaacaGAATCTGAttcacaaaacaaaaaatgttaaaaaaaaatcaatctACTCTCATTTCATCGCTACCTCATCTACCTCCAAGTCACCCGTGAGTGCGGCCGCAGCCATTAAGAACATATTGAATGCCACCAAGAGTGTGGGAAATagtgctgcagcagcagcagcggcagcagcatcctCGACCCTGCCATCGGCTGCCGCCGAAGGCCAGGAGGTGCCCGTGCCGCCAGCCGAGGAGCTCCGTCCAACGGTGGCACAGAATCTGGTGGGAGGCATAAGCATCTCCCTGGGCATTGGCCAGCGCAATGGCAGTGgaacagcaccagcaacagtgACAGCAACAGTGacagcaacagcgacagcaacaaCCACATCCACATCTGCAGTTGTTATTCTGCCAACGACTACGCTGGGCATACATCAGAATGGTGATGTCACAGGCGGTGGCGGAATGGCTGGAATTATTGGTCATTCGTcgcaacatcatcatcatcagggCCTCAAATCCCCACAAACGTTGCAACAGCTGACGGGCAGTCCAGGACGTGCACGCGATCGGAATCTGTTTCATTCGCCGCCCACTGCTTTGGTTGCCTTGGCACTGCCTGCACTGCGAGGTTGCTAtctctccagctccagctaaTTCCAAGCCAATGGCCATGCGGCACGCAGATAAAGTGATAGAAGCACCTACCACATCTACCTGGTCGACATGGCCATTCGGTTTGGTGGCCCATAGAATTTGATCCTTTATCTGATCTTCATTGAATTTTTGATACATTTTGAGTTTCGCCTTGCCTTACTTTTTGTTGATCGATTTGCTGTTGATTTCTTTGACGTTTTTCGTAGGATTATAATATTTTTCATTATTATTCAATGTGTAGATAGAGCAGCATATATAACAAAAACGTAAAATATTTTGATAAATTTTATTGTGGATTTCGCAGAGACGGCCGCCAGTGAACGGGAAGAGCTTTTCATCCAAAAGATACGACAATGTTGCACGCTTTTCGATTTCTCCGAGCCGCTGAGCGACCTCAAATTCAAGGAGGTGAAGCGTGCggctctgcacgagatggtcGATTTTCTCACAAACCAAAATGGCATCATTACCGAAATTATCTATCCGGAGGCGATCAATATGGTTAGTATTTAGGATACCATACCAAACTCTATCCTCTCCataataaatacatttttgtgtAGTTTTCTGTGAATCTATTCCGGACACTGCCGCCATCATCAAATCCGAATGGTGCCGAATTTGATCCCGAAAAGGATGAGCCAACGCTCGAGTCGTCTTGGCCACACCTTCAATTGGTATACGAGCTGTTTTTGCGTTTCTTGGAGTCACCGGATTTCCAACCAAATATTGCTAAGCGTTATATTGATCATCAATTTGTATTACAATTATTGGATTTATTCGATTCGGAGGATCCACGTGAACGTGATTTCCTATCGACTGTTTTACATCGCATCTATGGAAAATTCTTGGGTTTGAGAGCATTTATTGGAAAGCAGATCAACAATGTCTTTTACAGGTGATTCGCCCCCCGTATATCCGATCCTATCCCAATCCTCTCTAAACCATtgtcttttttgttttatttagaTTTATTTATGAGACGGAACATCATAATGGCATAGCCGAATTATTGGAGATATCGGGCAGCATTATCAATGGTTTTGCTCTACCGCTCAAAGAGAAGCATAAACAATTTTTACTTAAGGTATTGCTGCCATTGAACAAAGCCAAGAGCCTCTCGGTCTATCATCCACAGTTGACCTACTGTGTGGTGCAGTTCCTCGAGAAGGATCCCAGTTTGTCCGAGGCGGTCATCAAGTGAGTGTTGAGCCCAACTTCCGCACAACATGCCGTGAGCATGAGATGTAAAACACattaaaattgatttattgTCCCCATCCCATGCAGAAGTTTGCTTAAGTTCTGGCCGAAGACGCACAGTCCCAAGGAGGTGATGTTCTTGAATGAGGTGGAAGAGCTGCTGGATGTGATCGAGCCGGCCGAGTTCCAGAAGGTGATGGTGCCGCTGTTTCGTCAGATAGCCAAGTGTGTCTCCTCGCCGCACTTTCAGGTGGCCGAACGGGCGTTGTATTATTGGAACAACGAGTACATTATGTCCCTAATAGCGGACAATTCGGCGGTTATACTGCCAATAATGTTCCCAGCGTTGAATCGCAACTCCAAGACGCACTGGAACAAGACCATACACGGTCTCATTTACAATGCGCTCAAGCTGTTCATGGAGATGGATCAGCGGTTGTTCGACGAGTGCAGCAAGAACTACAAGCAAGATAAGCAGATGTACGGACAGCACACTACTACACCTCCTAATATTGTATATCTAATCATATGATTGTTGTTGTCTTTCGACAGGGAGCGGGAGAAGCTGTCGCACCGGGAGGAGCTTTGGCAGCAGGTGGAGAGCCTGGCCAGGACCAATCCAGGGTGGTCCAGGTCGAGCTATTTCAATAACAGCcgcctgcagcagcagcagcagcagcagcagcagctaaccGATAGTCAAAATCTGTACGATCAAAACAATGAGAATGATCTAACGTACGATCAGCTACTGCAGCAGTCGCGccagccaccgccgccgctACCACCACAGAAACAGTCGTCGCTGCAGGAGCCCCGAGAGGTGAGACAGGCACTTGCCACACTAACCACACTAAACAACTACTAATCCCGCCAATGTGTGATCTGATCCATGGCGTCTGCTGTGAGCTGTGCCCAGCGAACACCTACTCTAATTTAACTCTAATTCTAATCGAACGAATGTCTGTTAAAATTAATCACACTCATGTCATttaaacaacaaacaaacaaaaaaaaaacaaaatacatattTGTATATCTTTAACTTTtgtctatttatttattatctCTTATTGGTTCTCTCACTGTCTTTAAACTCGAATTCATAAGCACAACAAATActcttctctcctctctcgctctgtctatACGGCTTTAATTCTGAGCAAACATATGTACGCACAGTGGTTCAGAAACTCATCGAAATTGGGCGGgaaaaatatacataaatatttagCGAAGTGTAGTTCCATATTCAAACCAACATTTGTATAAATATCAAGCATTCAAATACTTCTGAACTGAAATGGAAACCATTTTAATATTCAACTACCATACCGGATTGAACCACTGTGCCTACGCTCTAACACACTAGAAACACAACCATACACACGCTTGGGGCTTAGTGCGAGGGCGCGTGGACAAGATTAAATACATAATTTCTTtatataaatacaatataaaaTACTTATCTATAATGAAAAATGCATAGTACCAATAAAGATCAGACAAATCCCAGAATATTTGATTGCGAATGATACAAATATTATTTCGAGCATGCCCGAAGGGAAGAAATGATTACTAGTTCTATACTGTTTTATTTTGC
This region of Drosophila miranda strain MSH22 chromosome 2, D.miranda_PacBio2.1, whole genome shotgun sequence genomic DNA includes:
- the LOC117185911 gene encoding serine/threonine-protein phosphatase 2A 56 kDa regulatory subunit gamma isoform-like isoform X1, which produces MVFGAMLLTGNLNGPKQKQQQQSQQQQQQQQQEESSQSVSASSSSKEQPQQKQQDQPPAAGYYALGIRLPKSPSFHQQSLESSAQGSSKFKFSSVEELKAKFEGRKMPLSPPEAAAVVVTTTTSSSPSSSSTSSNSSASALSSLSQAASSSLASAAANSSASCSSLAATYGGGANSAAAALIASSPFGSQSSTSSLSLSSNAGMSKNTAPATATTAAAAAAAGSTASGGNSLVSTLAQHFSAATSAAAAAAATAAASAASSASSSSASSSATNNAGGSIAASKSPVSAAAAIKNILNATKSVGNSAAAAAAAAASSTLPSAAAEGQEVPVPPAEELRPTVAQNLVGGISISLGIGQRNGSGTAPATVTATVTATATATTTSTSAVVILPTTTLGIHQNGDVTGGGGMAGIIGHSSQHHHHQGLKSPQTLQQLTGSPGRARDRNLFHSPPTALVALALPALRETAASEREELFIQKIRQCCTLFDFSEPLSDLKFKEVKRAALHEMVDFLTNQNGIITEIIYPEAINMFSVNLFRTLPPSSNPNGAEFDPEKDEPTLESSWPHLQLVYELFLRFLESPDFQPNIAKRYIDHQFVLQLLDLFDSEDPRERDFLSTVLHRIYGKFLGLRAFIGKQINNVFYRFIYETEHHNGIAELLEISGSIINGFALPLKEKHKQFLLKVLLPLNKAKSLSVYHPQLTYCVVQFLEKDPSLSEAVIKSLLKFWPKTHSPKEVMFLNEVEELLDVIEPAEFQKVMVPLFRQIAKCVSSPHFQVAERALYYWNNEYIMSLIADNSAVILPIMFPALNRNSKTHWNKTIHGLIYNALKLFMEMDQRLFDECSKNYKQDKQMEREKLSHREELWQQVESLARTNPGWSRSSYFNNSRLQQQQQQQQQLTDSQNLYDQNNENDLTYDQLLQQSRQPPPPLPPQKQSSLQEPREVRQALATLTTLNNY
- the LOC117185911 gene encoding serine/threonine-protein phosphatase 2A 56 kDa regulatory subunit gamma isoform-like isoform X2, yielding MVFGAMLLTGNLNGPKQKQQQQSQQQQQQQQQEESSQSVSASSSSKEQPQQKQQDQPPAAGYYALGIRLPKSPSFHQQSLESSAQGSSKFKFSSVEELKAKFEGRKMPLSPPEAAAVVVTTTTSSSPSSSSTSSNSSASALSSLSQAASSSLASAAANSSASCSSLAATYGGGANSAAAALIASSPFGSQSSTSSLSLSSNAGMSKNTAPATATTAAAAAAAGSTASGGNSLVSTLAQHFSAATSAAAAAAATAAASAASSASSSSASSSATNNAGGSIAASKSPVSAAAAIKNILNATKSVGNSAAAAAAAAASSTLPSAAAEGQEVPVPPAEELRPTVAQNLVGGISISLGIGQRNGSGTAPATVTATVTATATATTTSTSAVVILPTTTLGIHQNGDVTGGGGMAGIIGHSSQHHHHQGLKSPQTLQQLTGSPGRARDRNLFHSPPTALVALALPALRETAASEREELFIQKIRQCCTLFDFSEPLSDLKFKEVKRAALHEMVDFLTNQNGIITEIIYPEAINMFSVNLFRTLPPSSNPNGAEFDPEKDEPTLESSWPHLQLVYELFLRFLESPDFQPNIAKRYIDHQFVLQLLDLFDSEDPRERDFLSTVLHRIYGKFLGLRAFIGKQINNVFYRFIYETEHHNGIAELLEISGSIINGFALPLKEKHKQFLLKVLLPLNKAKSLSVYHPQLTYCVVQFLEKDPSLSEAVINLLKFWPKTHSPKEVMFLNEVEELLDVIEPAEFQKVMVPLFRQIAKCVSSPHFQVAERALYYWNNEYIMSLIADNSAVILPIMFPALNRNSKTHWNKTIHGLIYNALKLFMEMDQRLFDECSKNYKQDKQMEREKLSHREELWQQVESLARTNPGWSRSSYFNNSRLQQQQQQQQQLTDSQNLYDQNNENDLTYDQLLQQSRQPPPPLPPQKQSSLQEPREVRQALATLTTLNNY